The window ATCTCTTCGTCGCCGGCTTCATCGGCTCGCCCGGCATGAATTTTTTGAAGGCGAAAGCGCAGGCCACTGGTGGCCGCGTGACCGCGAAATTGTTCGGCCACGACGTGACCCTGCCGCTCGCTAACGCCGCTGCGCTCGCCGGCAAGGACATCGTCGTCGGCCTCAGGCCCGAGCACATCGCCGCCGGACCGGGGCAGGTCTCCTTCGCGGTCAGCCCGCGGCTGATCGAGAGCCTCGGCAGCGAGCAATACGTCTATGTCGACCTGCCCGAGGAGCACCGCCGCGAGGTTAATTCGGGCGGCGAGGATGAAGCGCGGCGGACCTCGCTGATCGCGCGCCTGATCAATCCGGAGCCGAGACCACCCGAGGCGACGCTGACGCTGTCCTTCGATCCCGCGCGACTGCACGTCTTCGATGCCTTGAGCGGCGAGGCGATCCGATGAGTACGGTCCTCGTCACCGGCAGTGCCGGGCGCGTCGGCTCGCGCGTCGCCCGCCAATTGCTCGAAGCAGGGCATCGCGTCACCGGCTTTGACCTGCGCGCCAGCGGCATTGATCATCCCGCTTATCGCGAGGTGCTCGGCGACTTCGACGACCGAGCCTCCGCAAGGAAGGCCGTGCAGGGTGCGGAGGCGATCCTGCATCTCGGCGCCTTCATGTCCTGGCTGCCGGCCGATCGCGACAGGCTCTTCACCGCAAATGTCGAGGGCACGCGCGTATTGCTGGAAGAGGCCGCGGCGGCCAGGCCGAAGCGGCTGGTCTTCGCCTCCTCCGGCGAGGTCTATCCGGAGAACGTGCCGGACTATCAGCCGATCGACGAGGATCACCCGCTGAAGCCGCGCTCGCCCTATGGACTGAGTAAGCTGCTGGGCGAAGAGATCGTGCGCTTCTTCGAGCGGACCAGCGGCGTGCCGGCGACGATCCTGCGCTTCTCGCATACCCAGGATGCCAGCGAACTGCTCGATCCCGGCAGCTTCTTCTCCGGCCCGCGCTTCTTCCTGCAGCCGAAGATCCGGCAGCAGGAAGGCTTCAGCAATCAGGCCGCCGTCGCCGCCTTGCGCACCGTCGACGACGGGCGCGAGGCGCTGGTGCTGTCGCGCAACGAGGCCGGCCGTCCCTTCCGCATGCACATCACCGACACCCGCGACATGGTCGCCGGTATCCTGCTGGCGCTATCGGACGAGCGCGCCGCCGGCCGCACCTATAATCTCGGCGCGACCGAACCGGTCGACTTCGCCGCCGCGCTGCCGATGATGGCGCAGTTGACGGGACTGCCGTTGAAGACCATCGACCTGCCGGGCGCCGGCGTCTTCTACGAGACGTCGAACGCCAGGATCCGGACCGAATTGGGGTACGAGCCGCAATGGACCTTCGAGCGCATGATCGGCGAGGCGGCGCAGGCGCGGGTGAAGCGCGCGTCCTGACGCCGGACGAGCGCGACGTTCCGACCGGCGCAGCCGCCCTCGCCAAGGGCCTCTATCTGCTCGACGTGATCGGCGAGGCGCCGGCGCCGCCGCGCTTCCGCGACCTGCAGGCCGCGACCGGCCTGCCCAAGGGCACGCTGGCGCGCATGCTCAACACGCTGCTGACCTTCCGCCTGATCCGGCACGAGGAGAGCGACAACACCTACAGGCTCGGCCACCGCCTGTTCGAGCTCGCCCATCGCGTCTGGGAATCCTTCGATCTCCGCGGCGCCGGCGCGCCGGCGCTGGACCGGCTCGCCGAGGAAACGCGCGAGACCGCCGCACTCTGCGCCATCGACAATGGCGAGGTGCTCTATATCGACCAGCGCAGCCGTGGCGGCCCCTATGGCTTCCGCATCGAGATCGGCCGGCGCGCGCCGCTGCATTGCACGGCAGGCGGCAAGGCGCTGCTCGCCTTCGTCCAGCCGCATGAGCAACGCGCGCTCGTCGATCGGCTGAAGCTCGAGCGCTTCACCGAGACGACGATCACCGAGGAGGAGGCGCTCGCCGCCGACCTCGCTCTGACGCGGGCGCGCGGCTATGCCGTCTCGCAGGAGGAGCATGTCGCCGGCGTCGCCTCGGTCGCAGCGCCGATCTTCGACCATACCGGCAGGGCCGTGGCGGCGATCGGCGTGTTCGGCCCATCCTCGCGGCTGACGCGCGAGCGCCTGCACACCACCGGCCGCGACCTGATGGCGGCTGCCAGGCAGATCTCCGGCAATGTCGGCGCGACGCAGATGAACATTTCCCCGGCGCCACGCTCGGCCCGCCCGGTCGATCCCAACGTGCAATGCGTCCTGCCCTGGGGCGCGCATCTCGCCGAGGGGCCCTATTGGTCGGCAGGCGAGCAGCGGCTCTACTGGGTCGACATCCTCGCACCCTCGGTCAACCGCTTCGATCCGGCGACTGGCAACAACGAGGAAGTCACGCTGCCGCGCCTTGTCAGCGCCGTGCTGGGCCGCCGCGGCGGCGGGCTGGTGGTGCTGACGCAGGAGGGGCTGGAAGCCTTCGACTTCGCCAGCGGTCGGCTGACCCCACTCGCCGATCCCGAGGCCGACATCCCCGACAACCGCTTCAACGACGGCAAATGCGACCGGCAGGGCCGGCTCTGGGCCGGGACGATGCGGCTGGACGCCAGCCGCGCCTCGGGCGCGCTCTACGCGATCGCGCCCGATCTCTCCTGGCAGCGGCAGGAGAGCGGGCTGACCGTCGCCAACGGACTCGACTGGAGCCCGGATGGCCGGACCTTCTACTTCGTCGATTCCGCCCATAGCCGCATCTACGCCTATGAATTCGAGGCCAAGACCGGCACGCTCGCCAGTCGCCGCGTCTTCGCCGAGGTCGCCGGCCGCCCGGACGGGCTCGCGGTCGACGCCGAGGGCTTCGTCTGGTGCGCGATCTGGGATGGCTGGTGCCTGCACCGCTACGCGCCAGACGGCAGGCTGGACCGCGAGGTCTGGCTGCCGGTGCCGCGCCCGACCAGCCTCGCCTTCGGCGGGCCCGACCTGAAGACGCTGTTCATAACCTCGGCGCGCATCCGGCTGCCGTCGCGCGTGCTGGCCGAGGCACCGTTCTCGGGCGGGCTCTTCACCTTGCCGGTCGACGTCCCCGGCCTGCCCACGGCGGAGTTCGGCGGGTGAGGGTCGAAGCCTCCTATCCCGATCTTTCCGGCAGGGCGGCGCTGGTCACCGGAGGAGCGGACGGCATCGGCCGCGCAGTCGTCGAGGCGCTGGCACGGCAGGGCGCCAAGGTCGCCTTCCTCGACATCGATGCCGAGCGCGGCGAGCAGCTCGCGTCCGAGCTTTCGGCCGCCGGCGGCTCTATCTCGTTCCATTATGTCGATCTACGCGACATCCCGGCCACGCAAGCGGCGATCGCGGCGGCACGCGCCGTGCACGGCCCCTTCGCCATCGGCGTCAACAATGCCGGCCATGACGAGCGGCACGATTTCGACGCGGTGACGGAAGCCTATTGGGACGATCGCCTCGCCGTGAACCTCCGGCCGATGATGTTCGTCGCGCAGGCGCTCGCGCCGGACATGCGCGGTCT is drawn from Bosea sp. Tri-49 and contains these coding sequences:
- a CDS encoding NAD-dependent epimerase/dehydratase family protein, translating into MSTVLVTGSAGRVGSRVARQLLEAGHRVTGFDLRASGIDHPAYREVLGDFDDRASARKAVQGAEAILHLGAFMSWLPADRDRLFTANVEGTRVLLEEAAAARPKRLVFASSGEVYPENVPDYQPIDEDHPLKPRSPYGLSKLLGEEIVRFFERTSGVPATILRFSHTQDASELLDPGSFFSGPRFFLQPKIRQQEGFSNQAAVAALRTVDDGREALVLSRNEAGRPFRMHITDTRDMVAGILLALSDERAAGRTYNLGATEPVDFAAALPMMAQLTGLPLKTIDLPGAGVFYETSNARIRTELGYEPQWTFERMIGEAAQARVKRAS
- a CDS encoding SMP-30/gluconolactonase/LRE family protein, whose translation is MDLRAHDRRGGAGAGEARVLTPDERDVPTGAAALAKGLYLLDVIGEAPAPPRFRDLQAATGLPKGTLARMLNTLLTFRLIRHEESDNTYRLGHRLFELAHRVWESFDLRGAGAPALDRLAEETRETAALCAIDNGEVLYIDQRSRGGPYGFRIEIGRRAPLHCTAGGKALLAFVQPHEQRALVDRLKLERFTETTITEEEALAADLALTRARGYAVSQEEHVAGVASVAAPIFDHTGRAVAAIGVFGPSSRLTRERLHTTGRDLMAAARQISGNVGATQMNISPAPRSARPVDPNVQCVLPWGAHLAEGPYWSAGEQRLYWVDILAPSVNRFDPATGNNEEVTLPRLVSAVLGRRGGGLVVLTQEGLEAFDFASGRLTPLADPEADIPDNRFNDGKCDRQGRLWAGTMRLDASRASGALYAIAPDLSWQRQESGLTVANGLDWSPDGRTFYFVDSAHSRIYAYEFEAKTGTLASRRVFAEVAGRPDGLAVDAEGFVWCAIWDGWCLHRYAPDGRLDREVWLPVPRPTSLAFGGPDLKTLFITSARIRLPSRVLAEAPFSGGLFTLPVDVPGLPTAEFGG
- a CDS encoding SDR family NAD(P)-dependent oxidoreductase; protein product: MRVEASYPDLSGRAALVTGGADGIGRAVVEALARQGAKVAFLDIDAERGEQLASELSAAGGSISFHYVDLRDIPATQAAIAAARAVHGPFAIGVNNAGHDERHDFDAVTEAYWDDRLAVNLRPMMFVAQALAPDMRGLGGGALVNLSSTSWMKGSPHMIAYTTAKSAVIGFTRSLARALGPDGIRVNCVTPGWVMTERQRTNWWTPEKGAANQAAQALKGEIQPEDVAQMVLFLCSDVSRMCAGQNFIVDAGTV